One part of the Algibacter sp. L1A34 genome encodes these proteins:
- a CDS encoding RagB/SusD family nutrient uptake outer membrane protein, which translates to MKPRFKIQNTVGIALLFFATLTSCTDDLDIVPNDDQTTLSDDLFTNEAAYKQVLAGIYANLALTGTDGPGNSNLKNIDAGTSQFGRVLLYVQTLSADQMIWSYENDPGAREIQRNTWTAQNPLLLGMFSRAHLSVALANNFLRETTDDKLDERNVSTAIRTEIVAYRAEARLMRAMAYYYMMDIFGKANFVTENDALNSFPPVYERTELFNFIESELIAIDTDLVDSRQNEYGRADKSVAYMILAKMYLNSEVYIGENHYTDCLTYCEKIMDGGYTLSPNYLYNFMADNNTNSAVNEIIFPIVSDGTTTQNYGPTTVMINGEVGSLEENGLELGVSKPGWGGALRIRKQLANLFDSSFADDDRNTIISADRPIDIIEISDKDTGYVITKYSNATSTGGAGADQTFVDTDFPLFRLADVYLMYAEAHLRGGGGTITDAVAYVNALRTRAHNPNTISSGDLTLDFILDERARELHWEAHRRQDLIRYNKFTGGNYNWAWKGNGSNGISLPSHFNVYPIPTASIAANPNLTQNPGY; encoded by the coding sequence ATGAAACCAAGATTTAAAATACAAAATACCGTTGGGATCGCACTACTTTTTTTCGCGACACTAACATCGTGCACGGATGATTTAGATATTGTTCCTAATGATGATCAAACCACATTAAGTGACGATCTTTTTACTAACGAAGCTGCATACAAACAAGTGTTAGCAGGTATTTATGCCAACTTAGCACTTACAGGAACAGATGGGCCAGGAAACTCAAATCTAAAAAACATTGATGCTGGAACTAGCCAGTTTGGACGCGTACTTTTATATGTACAAACCTTATCGGCCGACCAAATGATTTGGTCTTACGAAAATGACCCTGGTGCTAGAGAAATTCAAAGAAACACCTGGACAGCTCAAAACCCTTTATTACTAGGAATGTTTAGTAGAGCACACCTTTCTGTTGCTTTAGCTAACAACTTTTTAAGAGAGACTACAGATGATAAACTCGATGAAAGAAACGTATCTACAGCGATTAGAACCGAAATTGTAGCTTATAGAGCAGAAGCTCGCTTAATGCGCGCCATGGCTTATTACTACATGATGGATATTTTTGGGAAAGCAAACTTTGTTACCGAAAATGATGCGCTTAATTCCTTTCCTCCTGTTTATGAGAGAACAGAGTTATTCAACTTTATTGAATCTGAATTAATTGCAATTGATACTGATTTAGTAGACTCTAGACAAAATGAATATGGCCGTGCAGATAAATCTGTCGCTTATATGATTTTAGCTAAAATGTATTTAAATTCTGAAGTATACATTGGCGAAAACCATTATACAGATTGTTTAACTTATTGCGAAAAAATAATGGATGGTGGTTATACATTATCACCTAATTATTTATACAACTTTATGGCAGACAACAATACAAACTCTGCTGTAAACGAAATTATTTTCCCAATAGTTTCCGATGGTACAACAACTCAAAATTACGGACCAACAACCGTTATGATTAATGGTGAAGTTGGAAGTTTAGAAGAAAACGGACTAGAACTAGGTGTTAGTAAACCAGGTTGGGGCGGTGCACTTAGAATTAGAAAGCAATTAGCAAATTTATTCGATTCTTCTTTTGCAGACGATGATAGAAACACCATAATCTCGGCAGACAGACCTATTGATATTATTGAAATCTCTGATAAAGATACTGGATACGTTATTACAAAATACTCGAATGCAACCTCAACAGGAGGTGCTGGAGCAGACCAAACGTTTGTTGATACCGATTTCCCTTTATTTAGATTGGCAGATGTATACTTAATGTATGCCGAAGCCCACTTAAGAGGTGGTGGTGGTACCATTACCGACGCTGTTGCTTATGTAAATGCTTTAAGAACTAGAGCACACAACCCAAACACCATTTCTTCTGGAGATTTAACATTAGATTTTATTTTAGATGAACGTGCTCGTGAATTACATTGGGAAGCTCACCGTAGACAAGATTTAATTCGTTACAATAAGTTTACAGGCGGAAACTACAATTGGGCATGGAAAGGCAACGGAAGTAATGGTATTTCTTTACCATCACATTTTAATGTGTACCCAATTCCAACAGCTAGTATTGCAGCAAACCCTAACCTTACTCAAAATCCAGGGTACTAA
- a CDS encoding alpha-amylase family glycosyl hydrolase: protein MKKLLLFSFLLLSLTAISQVTILPNTFEVTSEITITVDLNSTATDCNSISSPNKVYMHSGVGNDADAWGIKTIGNWGVDDGIGEMTNNNNGTWSITITPSVYYSLTTEQQNESTKMGMVFRNASGNQELKASGCSDFFFDIGSFQLFLNMPTETTTILNAGETLPINATSSTTADFTLLANNISVDIATGVTTYTNNYIVNETTTFELQITDGTQTQSKTFEAIVTPTVTEAALPTDLLDGINYNEADNTKATLVLYAPGKQFVHVIGDFNDWTIDDAFLMKKDSSKDRFWIELTGLTPQTNHMYQYMVDASIRIADPYSPVVLAESNDQYINAVTYPDLPAYPTGKTNHSVTLLRTGDATYNWQTTNFTPPEKTDLVIYELLLRDFDALHSFDALKSRLDYIENLGINAIELMPLNEFDGNESWGYNPSFHMALDKYYGTQNAFKALVDECHRRGIAIIVDVVFNHASGQNPYYRLWNTDNGNYGGTASADNPFFNQTAKHAYGVFNDFNHSETATRDYVKRVTQFWIDEYNIDGFRWDLTKGFTQNCTENNESCTGSYQQDRVDVLKLYADYQWDKKDDFYIIFEHLGGITEESEWANYRVNEGKGIMLWNNLNGSYSDATMGFFDNGKSNFGNVSYKQKGFAQATSSVSYMESHDEERMMYRNLNFGASNTLYNVKDLNTALKRVETAGAFFFTVPGPKMIWQFGELGYDISIDENGRVGNKPILWDYLDNVNRKSVHDTWRNLIRLKLEEPIFKTSNFEVDTDKTSGVKSIHLTLESATEDQIKYVTILGNFGITAQNITPDFQQTGTWYNILNRNTPMEVTNATASITLKAGEYIIYADKPFINPEDLDSDGVLNEDDSCSNTTLGATVDANGCEIFSLPANNFSLQIGNETCRNSNNGYINISAEKNLNYTATIIGNNLNSEDTFTSTFIKNDLNAGDYNICITVEDEPEYKQCYNVTITEPENLSVLSRQTNDKKGITLNLSGGTLYKITLNGTITETSNSAIELDLQTGENQITVETDKICQGKYEESMFYNNSMSVFPNPISNNELTLYLGELQGEKANVEIYSLLGKRVYNNETKTNTLKIDASKFNKGIYILKVVTKTVNNSFKIIKN from the coding sequence ATGAAAAAACTGTTACTATTTTCTTTCTTGCTACTTAGTTTAACAGCTATTTCGCAAGTTACTATTTTACCTAATACTTTTGAAGTTACAAGCGAAATCACCATAACAGTGGACTTAAACAGTACCGCAACAGACTGCAATAGTATTTCCTCACCTAACAAAGTATATATGCACTCTGGCGTAGGAAACGATGCTGATGCTTGGGGTATTAAAACCATAGGTAATTGGGGCGTTGACGATGGCATTGGCGAAATGACAAACAATAACAACGGTACATGGAGCATTACTATAACACCATCCGTTTATTATAGTTTAACAACCGAGCAACAAAATGAATCTACCAAAATGGGTATGGTTTTTAGAAACGCATCGGGAAATCAAGAATTAAAAGCATCAGGTTGTTCCGATTTCTTTTTCGATATTGGTTCTTTTCAACTATTTTTAAACATGCCTACAGAAACAACAACCATTTTAAATGCTGGAGAAACATTACCTATCAATGCAACTTCAAGTACAACAGCCGATTTCACACTTTTAGCTAATAACATTTCTGTAGATATAGCAACGGGAGTTACAACATATACCAACAATTATATAGTAAACGAAACTACAACATTCGAATTACAAATTACCGATGGCACACAAACCCAATCTAAAACTTTTGAAGCCATAGTAACTCCAACAGTTACAGAAGCTGCTTTACCAACAGATTTATTGGATGGTATTAATTACAATGAAGCCGATAATACAAAGGCTACTTTAGTACTTTACGCACCAGGGAAACAATTTGTACATGTTATAGGCGATTTTAATGACTGGACAATTGATGATGCTTTTTTAATGAAAAAGGACAGTAGTAAAGATCGTTTTTGGATTGAATTAACAGGATTAACACCACAAACCAACCACATGTATCAATATATGGTTGATGCTTCAATAAGAATTGCAGATCCTTATTCCCCAGTAGTTTTAGCAGAATCTAACGACCAATATATTAATGCGGTAACCTATCCAGATTTACCAGCATATCCAACAGGAAAAACCAATCATAGCGTCACGTTATTAAGAACAGGGGATGCAACATATAATTGGCAAACAACTAATTTTACACCACCAGAAAAAACCGATTTAGTAATTTACGAATTATTACTTCGTGACTTTGATGCCTTACACAGTTTTGATGCTTTAAAAAGCAGACTCGATTATATTGAAAATCTCGGTATAAACGCCATAGAGTTAATGCCTTTAAATGAATTTGATGGTAATGAAAGTTGGGGTTACAACCCATCGTTCCATATGGCGCTCGATAAATATTATGGCACACAAAATGCTTTTAAAGCTCTTGTGGATGAATGTCATCGTCGTGGTATTGCCATTATTGTCGATGTCGTTTTTAATCATGCTTCAGGGCAAAACCCATATTACCGCCTTTGGAACACCGATAACGGAAATTACGGAGGAACAGCATCTGCCGATAATCCCTTTTTTAACCAAACAGCAAAGCATGCTTACGGTGTTTTTAACGACTTTAACCACAGTGAAACAGCCACACGAGACTATGTAAAACGCGTTACGCAATTTTGGATTGATGAATATAATATTGATGGTTTCCGATGGGATCTAACCAAAGGTTTTACACAAAATTGTACCGAAAACAATGAGAGTTGTACAGGTAGTTATCAACAAGACCGTGTAGATGTTTTAAAACTATATGCCGATTATCAATGGGATAAAAAAGATGATTTCTATATAATTTTTGAACATTTAGGTGGTATAACCGAAGAAAGCGAATGGGCAAACTACCGTGTAAACGAAGGCAAAGGCATTATGCTTTGGAATAATTTAAACGGTTCTTATAGCGACGCTACTATGGGTTTCTTTGATAATGGAAAATCGAACTTCGGAAACGTTTCATATAAACAAAAAGGTTTTGCACAAGCAACATCATCAGTGAGTTATATGGAAAGTCATGATGAAGAACGCATGATGTACAGAAACCTAAATTTTGGAGCTTCAAATACACTTTACAATGTAAAAGATTTAAATACCGCTTTAAAACGTGTAGAAACTGCAGGCGCATTTTTCTTCACCGTTCCTGGTCCAAAAATGATTTGGCAATTTGGTGAATTAGGTTATGATATTTCGATTGATGAAAACGGAAGAGTTGGTAACAAACCTATTCTTTGGGACTATTTAGATAACGTTAATAGGAAATCTGTTCATGATACTTGGCGCAATTTAATTAGGCTTAAGCTTGAGGAACCTATTTTTAAAACTTCTAATTTTGAAGTAGATACCGATAAAACATCAGGCGTAAAATCTATACACCTGACCTTAGAGAGCGCCACGGAAGATCAAATAAAATATGTCACCATTCTTGGTAATTTCGGAATTACTGCACAAAACATCACTCCAGATTTTCAACAAACAGGCACTTGGTATAATATTTTAAATAGAAATACACCTATGGAAGTTACAAATGCAACCGCTTCCATTACTCTAAAAGCTGGAGAATATATTATCTATGCCGATAAACCTTTTATTAATCCAGAAGATTTAGATAGCGATGGTGTTTTAAATGAAGATGATAGTTGCAGCAACACAACCTTAGGAGCTACTGTAGATGCCAATGGCTGTGAAATATTTAGCTTGCCGGCCAATAATTTTAGCTTACAAATAGGTAATGAAACTTGCAGAAACAGCAACAATGGCTACATTAATATTTCCGCAGAAAAAAACCTAAATTACACCGCAACAATTATTGGAAATAACCTGAATAGTGAAGATACTTTTACAAGTACTTTTATTAAAAATGACTTAAACGCAGGCGATTACAACATCTGTATTACCGTTGAAGATGAGCCAGAATATAAGCAATGCTACAATGTAACCATTACAGAACCAGAAAACTTATCTGTACTTTCTAGACAAACAAACGACAAAAAAGGGATTACACTAAATTTAAGCGGAGGCACACTTTACAAAATCACGCTCAATGGCACCATTACAGAAACTTCTAATTCTGCCATTGAACTGGATTTACAAACAGGAGAAAACCAAATCACCGTAGAAACCGATAAAATTTGTCAAGGTAAATATGAAGAATCTATGTTTTACAATAACAGCATGTCGGTTTTTCCTAATCCTATATCAAACAACGAATTAACCCTTTATTTAGGTGAATTACAAGGCGAAAAAGCTAACGTAGAAATATATTCTCTTTTAGGAAAACGCGTTTATAACAACGAAACAAAAACCAATACACTTAAAATTGATGCCTCTAAATTCAATAAAGGTATTTATATACTAAAAGTGGTTACAAAAACAGTGAATAACAGCTTTAAAATAATTAAGAACTAA
- a CDS encoding family 16 glycosylhydrolase has product MLKLISKIFSILLIVCFYSCDENSNTKINFAKNPVIAHRGAWKSQNLPKNSIASLKQAIALGCTGSEFDVRMTADNVLIVAHDAEYHGLEVEKSTYAELSKFKLSNGEILPTLKAYILAGITNNDSTGLVCEIKPSKIKGRNADIAENVVSLVKELKADPYILTYISFSYDTLKKIKTLDAQAKTQYLDGSKAPETLSLDGISGLDYLVYKLKKHPEWISSAKKMGLTLNAWTANKAENIEWLLVNNFDYITTDEPELVFKSIDKSPINKGYQLVWSDEFNYEGKPDSAKWTYDYGFKANNEKQYFTDSLKNARVENGYLIIEAHKEKVANKDFKNPEIKGWQKYKSEIDSAQYTSVRLKTEGLAAWEYGRIEARAKLPKGRGMWPAIWMLSEKREGIDWPESGEIDIMEHVGYDNDTIHGTIHTKAYNHTKGTQKGKTIFIDKPNDTFHMFAVEWTPEKIDFILDGVVYNHIENEHKTTAEWPFDNQFYLIMNVSVGGMWGGRQGIDDSIFPQKMVVDYVRVFQQKN; this is encoded by the coding sequence ATGTTAAAACTAATAAGTAAAATTTTTTCAATACTATTAATAGTTTGTTTTTATTCCTGTGATGAAAATTCTAACACAAAAATAAATTTTGCCAAAAACCCGGTTATAGCGCACCGTGGCGCATGGAAAAGTCAAAATTTACCTAAAAATTCAATAGCTTCATTAAAGCAAGCTATTGCTCTCGGATGCACAGGTTCGGAGTTTGATGTTAGAATGACTGCAGATAATGTACTCATTGTTGCTCACGATGCAGAATATCACGGATTAGAGGTGGAAAAATCTACTTATGCAGAATTGTCCAAATTCAAATTATCAAACGGTGAAATACTCCCCACTTTAAAAGCATATATTTTGGCAGGAATAACCAATAATGATTCTACAGGTTTGGTCTGCGAAATAAAACCTTCTAAAATTAAAGGGCGAAATGCGGACATTGCCGAAAACGTTGTCTCTTTGGTTAAAGAGCTAAAGGCGGATCCTTATATTTTGACTTATATTAGTTTTAGTTACGATACTCTCAAGAAAATTAAAACGCTTGATGCGCAAGCAAAAACCCAGTATCTAGATGGGTCAAAGGCACCAGAAACATTAAGTTTAGATGGTATTTCAGGATTAGATTATTTGGTTTATAAGTTGAAAAAACATCCGGAATGGATTTCGTCGGCCAAAAAAATGGGATTAACGCTAAATGCTTGGACAGCTAATAAGGCTGAAAACATTGAGTGGTTACTTGTAAATAATTTCGATTATATTACAACAGACGAACCTGAATTGGTTTTTAAAAGCATTGATAAGAGCCCTATAAATAAAGGATATCAACTTGTTTGGAGCGATGAGTTTAACTATGAAGGCAAGCCCGATTCAGCAAAATGGACCTATGATTATGGGTTTAAAGCTAATAATGAAAAACAGTATTTTACCGATAGTTTAAAAAATGCAAGGGTAGAAAACGGGTATTTAATTATTGAAGCTCATAAAGAGAAAGTTGCTAATAAGGATTTTAAAAACCCTGAGATTAAGGGATGGCAAAAATATAAGTCTGAAATTGATAGTGCCCAGTATACATCGGTTCGATTAAAAACAGAAGGTCTTGCAGCATGGGAATACGGCCGTATTGAGGCTAGAGCAAAATTACCTAAAGGTCGCGGTATGTGGCCAGCAATTTGGATGCTGAGTGAAAAGAGGGAAGGTATAGATTGGCCGGAAAGTGGCGAAATTGATATCATGGAGCATGTTGGTTATGATAATGATACCATTCATGGTACTATACACACTAAGGCTTACAATCATACAAAAGGGACGCAAAAGGGCAAAACTATTTTTATTGATAAGCCTAATGATACATTTCATATGTTTGCTGTAGAATGGACGCCCGAAAAAATAGATTTTATTTTGGATGGAGTGGTGTACAATCATATTGAAAATGAACATAAAACCACTGCAGAATGGCCTTTTGATAATCAGTTTTATTTAATAATGAATGTTTCCGTTGGTGGTATGTGGGGCGGGAGACAAGGCATAGATGATTCTATTTTTCCCCAGAAAATGGTGGTCGATTATGTACGCGTTTTTCAACAAAAAAACTAA
- a CDS encoding endonuclease/exonuclease/phosphatase family protein, which yields MSCNNEIKKEGQNLKMMTYNIRLDVASDGDNAWPNRKDFLSEQVLFNSPDILGVQEAKPNQMADLKRALTGYNAIGVGRDGKNIGEFSAIFYNAEKLKVENENTFWLSETPNQISKGWDAAYPRICTYGLFTNLENNTKFWVLNTHLDHKGHEAQLQGVALIQDKIKALNTNNLPIVLMGDFNAEPNTELITELRQSMDDSKGLAKVIFGSNGTFNGFKTEKLVTRRIDYIFVSKTNIEVEKYGVLSSLVDLKYPSDHFPVLTELIIK from the coding sequence ATGAGTTGTAATAATGAAATTAAAAAGGAAGGTCAAAACTTAAAGATGATGACTTACAATATCCGTTTAGATGTCGCCTCAGATGGAGATAATGCATGGCCAAACAGAAAAGATTTTTTAAGTGAGCAAGTATTGTTTAATAGTCCAGATATTTTGGGGGTTCAGGAAGCGAAACCAAATCAAATGGCCGATTTAAAAAGAGCTTTAACGGGCTATAACGCCATCGGTGTTGGTCGTGATGGTAAAAATATAGGCGAATTTTCTGCAATATTTTATAATGCTGAAAAGCTAAAAGTTGAGAATGAAAACACGTTTTGGCTTTCAGAAACACCAAATCAAATTTCTAAAGGTTGGGATGCTGCATATCCCAGAATTTGCACATACGGTTTGTTTACAAACTTAGAAAATAACACCAAGTTTTGGGTGCTTAATACCCATTTAGACCATAAAGGGCACGAAGCGCAATTGCAGGGTGTTGCTCTAATTCAGGATAAAATAAAAGCGCTTAACACAAATAATTTGCCTATTGTTTTAATGGGAGATTTTAATGCCGAACCTAACACCGAGTTAATTACGGAACTTAGACAAAGTATGGACGATTCTAAAGGCTTAGCAAAAGTAATTTTTGGCTCTAATGGTACTTTTAATGGTTTTAAGACTGAAAAACTAGTTACTCGTAGAATTGATTATATTTTTGTTTCTAAAACTAATATTGAAGTTGAAAAATATGGTGTGTTATCGAGTTTGGTGGATTTGAAATATCCTTCAGATCACTTTCCTGTTTTAACCGAATTAATCATTAAATAA
- a CDS encoding SusE domain-containing protein, whose amino-acid sequence MKKFKNISVFSIIGLVLLCLSSCDDTTDIYKVSTPSAPILADLNFSQIELDADNSNNPALSLNWEESDYGQQTSINYAVQFANDEAFTTPVTASTVTGRNNLTLSTSEINAAAGSAGLDPFSWATLYTRVVASLGSQNGESTASNAIQFDVYPYYNYVFNDYYLVGNGVAPGWNNNLNNPPLFRDADNQNLYYYTGYFANAGGFDEGRFKILESRGLWQPQWGVTPNEGDDTPAEAGDIAGNPTTQSGDPGRFGVPNAGYYQFTIDFSTKKYTLTPFDYSGATDFSSIDIQGSSTATTALTPLTIDSHMWYAAAIHLTPGDISFLTNAGSTWGGSTGFSGVATDGGEQVPVIVEDDYDVWFNDFTGRYILVPLNL is encoded by the coding sequence ATGAAAAAATTTAAAAACATTTCAGTGTTTAGCATTATTGGTTTAGTTTTACTATGCCTGAGTTCTTGCGACGACACTACCGATATATATAAAGTTTCAACGCCATCAGCACCAATTTTAGCCGATTTAAACTTTAGCCAAATAGAACTTGATGCCGATAACTCAAACAACCCAGCTTTATCACTAAACTGGGAAGAATCGGATTACGGACAACAAACCTCTATTAATTACGCGGTACAGTTCGCAAACGACGAGGCTTTTACAACACCTGTAACCGCATCTACCGTAACTGGGCGTAATAACCTTACATTATCTACAAGCGAAATAAATGCAGCAGCAGGTAGTGCTGGTTTAGATCCTTTTAGTTGGGCTACTTTATACACAAGAGTAGTAGCATCTTTAGGATCACAAAATGGAGAATCGACAGCATCAAACGCAATACAATTTGATGTATACCCGTATTACAACTACGTATTTAACGATTACTATTTAGTAGGAAACGGCGTGGCTCCAGGCTGGAACAACAACCTTAACAATCCACCATTATTTAGAGATGCCGATAACCAAAATTTATATTACTATACTGGTTATTTTGCTAACGCAGGAGGATTTGACGAAGGTCGATTCAAAATTTTAGAGAGCCGAGGTTTATGGCAACCACAATGGGGAGTTACTCCAAATGAAGGAGATGATACCCCTGCAGAAGCGGGTGATATTGCCGGAAATCCAACAACACAATCTGGAGACCCAGGACGTTTTGGAGTACCAAATGCTGGTTATTATCAATTTACAATCGATTTTTCTACTAAAAAATACACATTAACTCCGTTTGATTATTCTGGAGCAACAGATTTTTCTAGTATTGATATCCAAGGGTCAAGTACAGCAACAACCGCTTTAACACCATTGACTATTGACAGCCACATGTGGTATGCAGCAGCTATACATTTAACACCAGGAGATATTTCATTTTTAACAAACGCTGGCTCTACTTGGGGTGGCTCAACAGGATTCTCTGGAGTAGCTACCGATGGTGGCGAACAAGTTCCTGTAATAGTAGAAGATGATTACGATGTTTGGTTTAACGACTTCACTGGTCGTTACATTCTTGTGCCATTAAACTTATAA
- a CDS encoding SusE domain-containing protein — MKFYINKISFLLLLSTMLFASCETEESLTITAPDAEFVLNTPGISTVFLNFALPDNPAFTLSWEDEVTGSSSYTIEMSTDAEFTSPITLGTTEAKNFSMTVAEFNNAIASTGVTTFRDVPAYMRVSAGSEISNSILLLATRYPTDAPVISSPLESDAFVLSIGSVDETVLTVNWTDAVLESSLGIDINYTIEAAIAGSDFASPVSIGTTTNANTVSSTHSELNAVAIGIGLTPEVAGDMDIRIIAKNINAGGNELTRISEVVTVSVTPYLSAFPNLYVVGDATSPGWSNDNNNTPLFRNQDVPNNYVYIGYFGAGDFKLLETKGTWQPQWGTNDGAALAVNTGSGSDPGTFNVATAGYYSYNFTTVGESGSFTVEAYDASTAPTYTSMAIIGDATPNGWDGDNDTNFTQDANNPHLWYINGVTLTNGGFILIRANDDWADVWRYSGSNELYGKANLSGGGDNIPFNAETGSYDFWFNDLDGSYNIIPN, encoded by the coding sequence ATGAAATTTTATATAAACAAAATAAGCTTTCTGTTGCTTTTGTCAACAATGCTTTTCGCTTCGTGCGAAACCGAAGAGAGCCTAACAATTACCGCACCAGATGCTGAGTTTGTTCTAAATACACCTGGCATTAGTACAGTGTTTTTAAATTTTGCATTGCCAGATAATCCTGCATTTACATTGTCATGGGAAGATGAGGTTACAGGAAGCAGCTCATACACCATCGAAATGTCAACCGATGCTGAATTTACATCACCTATAACTTTAGGAACAACCGAAGCGAAAAATTTTTCAATGACGGTTGCAGAATTCAACAATGCAATTGCAAGCACTGGAGTAACAACCTTTAGAGACGTACCAGCGTACATGAGAGTTTCAGCTGGAAGTGAAATCTCTAACAGTATTTTATTACTAGCAACCCGTTATCCAACAGATGCACCGGTAATTTCTAGCCCTCTAGAAAGTGATGCTTTTGTATTATCAATAGGCTCTGTAGATGAAACTGTATTAACTGTAAATTGGACGGATGCTGTTTTAGAATCTTCTTTAGGAATCGACATAAACTACACCATTGAAGCCGCTATAGCAGGAAGCGATTTTGCAAGTCCTGTTTCTATTGGAACTACAACTAACGCTAATACGGTATCATCAACACATTCAGAATTAAATGCTGTTGCTATCGGAATTGGTTTAACACCAGAAGTTGCTGGCGATATGGATATTAGAATTATTGCTAAAAATATAAATGCAGGAGGAAACGAATTAACTAGAATTTCAGAAGTGGTAACCGTTTCTGTTACACCTTACCTTTCTGCCTTCCCTAACTTATATGTAGTTGGAGACGCAACATCACCAGGATGGAGCAATGATAACAACAACACACCATTGTTTAGAAATCAAGATGTACCAAACAATTATGTTTATATTGGGTATTTTGGAGCAGGAGATTTTAAATTACTAGAAACTAAAGGCACATGGCAACCACAATGGGGAACAAACGACGGAGCTGCTTTAGCAGTAAATACCGGTAGTGGTTCAGACCCAGGAACATTCAATGTAGCAACTGCAGGTTATTACTCTTATAATTTTACTACAGTTGGAGAATCTGGAAGTTTTACAGTAGAAGCTTACGATGCTTCAACAGCACCAACATATACTTCTATGGCTATTATTGGAGACGCTACACCAAACGGTTGGGATGGTGATAATGACACTAATTTTACTCAAGATGCAAATAACCCACACTTATGGTACATCAATGGTGTAACATTAACAAATGGAGGTTTTATCTTAATTAGAGCAAATGATGATTGGGCAGATGTTTGGAGATATTCAGGATCTAATGAACTTTATGGTAAAGCTAATTTATCTGGCGGCGGAGACAACATTCCGTTTAACGCAGAAACAGGAAGTTACGATTTCTGGTTCAACGATTTAGATGGAAGTTATAATATAATTCCGAACTAA